GAAGCCTATGCCACCGCACTTTCCGAACGCCCAGAGGTTGAACAATTAAAATTGCAAGTGGATGCAAGCGAAGCCTTAATCGACGCTGAGTTTTCGAATCACCTTCCAACTTTAGACGCTTTCGCACAATTTCAAACGCTAACCCTTACCGATAATTTTGAATTTTCAAAATATAACTTCATTAGTCAGTACTCTCTTGGAATTCAATTGAATGTTCCCATTTTCAACGGATTTAAGACAGATGCAAAGGTTCAAAAGGCAGAGATTGAAAAGAAGCAATCAGAAACTCGATTTGAAAATCTGAAAGAACTTATCCGCGCCGAAGTTCGGGTGAGTCTTTCGGGCGTTCAAGAATCTAGAAAGCGAATCCTTTCACAATTAAAAACGGTTCAGTCTGCCGAAAGAAGTTATGAGATTACCAGAAGCCGTAGGCAGCAAGGCTTGGTTTCACTTTTAGAGGTTTCAGATGCAGAACTTGCACTCGCTCAAGCAAAAGGAAATTACCTTCAAGCGGTGTATGATTTCCTGATTGCAAAAGCCAATCTGGATAAAGCATTAGGGGTGGCGACTAAATTCGCAAAATCAGAATCAAAGAAGTGATTTTAACTCACTAAGTGCTTGTATAAGTTGCATCAGCAGTTAAAGCAAATTAAACTTACTGCTTAGTTCGCTTCAAAAACAAAAAAGGGCTTCTCCGAAAAGAAGCCCTTTTTATTGCTGAAATTAAACGGATTGAAAGTGTTAAAGCCCTTGAAATGATTGGTTACTTCTCATCATATCCACCAGCAAAGTTTTGAACGCACATTGTTCGATAAACTGAATGTGCACCAATCCCAATTCCCACAACATTAAACGAGCTGTTGAAGATATTCACGCGATGACCACGGCTTGGTACACCATCATCAACAATTAATTGAATCACGATCTCCCTCGCTGTTTTTGAGCCGTAGGCAATATTTTCACCGGCGCTCATTTTCCAAGTTCCATAACGATTCATTCGCGATCCCATATCAGATCCATTAGAACCGGTGTGTCCAATTTTTCCCGTTGGTCCTTGATCATTACAATGATCTTTGGCTGCTTTCGCTAAACCGTTTGAACTTTTCAAGGCACCAATCGGCTTGGCACCTTTAAGATACCGAATCGCTTCATCCAAGGCATCAACGCCTTCGCTGGTAATGATTGCTGTTTCACCGGGTTTTTCAAAGCGTTTGCCTTTGAAATAAGGCCTTATCGATTCTAATTCAGCTGCGTAGGCTTGCGGGTTGGTTCGTGCACGGTTCAATTCAGAGACCACTTCATTTTCGAGAGCGCTCATTGAAGTCGAATTGTTGTTTGAAGACGAAGCAGGAGTGGGCGGAGCATCAGCATGTTTTGGGATATCGGCAGTTGGTGGTGGCAATGGCGGTTCGGGTGGCGGCTCTGGTTTTGAACGGCGGCGTTTTTTTGATTGAACCGGTTCTCGAAATTTCCATAAGCGAATTGCTTTGCTATCGCCTCCGCTTGCCAATTGACTTCCATCGGGACTAAATGCGACGGCATAAACAAAATCGGTATCCATATGTTCGAAAAGCAACTTGCCTGTAAGCGGATCCCAAATACGAAGAAAATTATCGGAACTTCCGCTTGCTAATAATTGGGCATCGGTATTGAAAGCAACGGCATTAACTTCAATGGCAGCATTATGTTTTAGCGTTTGAGCAACCGTTCCTGTTACCATACTCCAAAGCCGAACATTGCCATCTTGACTTGCAGTTGCAAGAAATTTTGAATCGGGGCTAAATGCCATACCTTTAACATAATGATCTTTGGCATAGGCTAAAAGCTTTGCCTTTTGAACATCCCAAAAAGCAATTGAGCCAAAACTCATTACAGCGGCAATGACGCGGCTATTAGGGCTGAAAGTAAGTGCTGAAATTTGATCCAGACCTGCTTCCATTGTTCGAAGCAATTCACCGGTTGATACATCCCAAAAGCGAATGGTGTTATCGTAACTACCCGTGGCAATAACTGTTCCATCATAACTGAAGGAAACAGAGAGGATATCACGCTTGAGCCCGCTCATCGATTGGAGTAGCTTTCCGGTGCGGGCATTCCAAACTTTAATGAGTCGATCGTCACTTGCTGTAACCAAAAGCGTTTCATCGGTAGGGCTAAAAGCAAGAGATCGAATTGCCTTTTTGTGTGCGCCCTTTATAACCCGGAGTTCCTCGCCGCTTTCTGCATTAAAAATATAAATGTTCCCTTCGCGTCCCGCTCCGGCAACAAGTTCGCCATCGGCATTAAATGAAATAGAATTAACTTTCCCGACAAGTTGCGCGCGGAGAGGGATTGTCTCAGAAAAAAAGATTGAACAAAAAAGGATTAGGAAAAAAAGTGGTTTCTTTTTCATATCAGATGTCTTTAAGAAATCAAATAAAGCCAAATTGGAAATTCGCAATTCTATATTTCGTTAAAACTGCACTTCAAATGAAATTTCCAAGAGTGAAATCAATCAACTTGAATATAGATGTGCGTTTTTTGCATAACAATGACACAAATATGTCATTTCAGTGAATTGGTTTATTCGTGAATTCAAACGAAGAGATTATTTTATAAAAAAATTGAATAAGCTTTGCCAAAAGGAGAAGAAACGCCGCTGATGCGGCAATACGAGAAGATAAAATCGCAGTATCCCAATGTGGTTGTTCTTTTTCGTGTAGGTGACTTTTATGAAACATTTAATGACGATGCCAAAAAAGTATCGGCAGCCTTAGGGATTGTATTAACCAAACGCTCGAACGGCGCGGCCTCTGAAGTGCCGCTTGCCGGATTCCCGCATCACTCACTTGACGGATATGTAGAAAAGTTGGTTCGGAAAGGATTTCGAGTTGCTGTGTGCGATCAAATGGAGGATCCAAAATTTGCAAAGGGAATTGTCAAAAGAGAAATTACGGATATCATAACACCGGGCGTAAACTTTAGCGATAAACTATTAAGTGAACGAAAAAACAACTATCTCACCGCCCTCCATTTTTCATATCAAAAAAAGGAAACGATTGTGGGCGTGGCATTTATTGATGCGACAACAGCCGAATTTCAAGTATCTGAAATACACCTTGCCGATCTCAAGGATTTACTAAGTACCATTAACCCAGCTGAGGTTTTAATTTCAAAATCAGAAAAAGCGAGAATCACGGAGATAAAAAAATTTATCACTGAATCTGCCTTTACCGAATTGGAAGACTGGCGATTTCAGGGTGACTTTGCAAGAGAAACGCTCACCACGCATTTTCAAACCCACTCCCTTAAAGGTTTTGGGATTGATGGATTTCAAGAAGGAATAATCGCTGCGGGAGTAATTCTTGGGTACTTACAAGAAACACAACGCGCAAAACTTTCTTATATCCAAAAAATTACGCCCTTTGATATGGGCAGTGTGATGTCGCTTGACCCACAAACAAAGCGAAACCTTGAATTAACCGCAACACTTCAGAATGGGGGAAGAGAAGGTTCTTTGCTTTCAGTATTGGATAAAACTCAAACCTCAATGGGGGCAAGGCTTTTCAAAAAAATGATTGCCCGTCCTTCGAAAGATTTATCCTTAATAAATTCAAGGCTTGATGCCGTAAGGGCCTTTGTAGGTTCAAAGGAAATTCGCACAGCACTTTGTGAATTGATGAGTAACATCTGTGATCTTGAACGCGTGTTTTCAAGAATAGCAACACATCGGGCATTGCCAAAAGAGATATTAGCATTTTATGCTTCAACGGCGTTAGTCCCAAAAATTAAAGAGATTCTTTTGAACATACCCGCTGAGCCCTTTCCTGAACTGCTCAAAGAAATTTGGGATGGACTTTATGAAATGAAGGAAATCCAAGATGAAATAGAACGGGCGTTAAATCCCGATGCTTCAAATTCTTTAGGCGAAGGCGGTGTGATTAAAGAAGGCTACTCGCCTGAACTCGATGAGTATCGAACACTTTCCTCTCATGCAAAAGACAGACTTTTAGAAATCCAAGAAGAAGAGCGGGTAAAGACGGGAATCGGATCTCTGAAGGTACTTTACAATAAAGTCTTTGGTTATTACATCGAGGTTAGTAACGCAAACCGCGCAAAAGTCCCTGATTATTACGAGCGTAAACAAACGATGGTAAATGCCGAGCGATTTATGATTCCGGCGTTGAAAGAATATGAAGAGAAAATTCTCAATGCTGCAGAGCGCATCGCGGAGTTAGAAGTAAAACTTTTTCAGGAATTACGAATAAAAATATCGAAAGAATCGGGTCTAATATTAAGAAATGCCGCTTCTATCGCACTTCTCGATACCCTGCTTTCGTTGGCAACCGCGGCGATAGAGTATGATTATGTTTGCCCTGAACTTCATGAAGGTGATGAGCTAGAAATAGAATTGGGTAGGCATCCGGTGCTTGAACGAATTTTACCCGTGGGCGAAACTTATGTTCCAAACAGCACCCTGCTCAATCACCAAACGCGCGTGATGTTGATAACCGGACCGAATATGTCGGGCAAGAGTTCTTATTTGCGTCAAACCGGATTAATCGTTCTATTGGCTCAAATCGGGAGTTTTGTCCCTGCTGCGCGGGCGCGCGTGGGAATTGTTGATAAAATATTCACCCGTGTGGGTGCTTCGGATAACTTGGCTGAGGGTGAAAGTACCTTCTTGGTTGAAATGAATGAAGCCGCCGCAATTCTTAATAATGCCACCGCAAAGAGTTTGATTCTGCTTGATGAGGTGGGGAGAGGAACGAGCACTTACGATGGAATGTCAATCGCTTGGGCGATGACTGAATATTTGCACGATGTGATTGGCGCAAAAACTCTGTTTGCAACGCATTACCACGAATTATCCGAATTAGAAACGCAACTCTCAAGGCTTAAAAATTTTCATGCGACCGTTGCGGAAAGCGAAGGAAAGGTAATCTTTTTAAGAAGGATTGAAAAAGGTGCGGCTGAAAGCAGTTTTGGTATTGAAGTTGCAAGAATGGCGGGGTTGCCGGAACAAGTGATTTCACGCGCCAAAGAAATCTTGGGTGAATTGGAATCGGCTGAAGCTGCGGCATTCAATGACGGGGACTCGTCTCCTTCAAAAGGAAAAAAGGGGAAAAAGGCAGAGCGGTTTTCGAAGGTCAAACCGAAGGATGATTTTTATCAAATTTCCCTTTTTGAAATTGGGGATTCAAAAGTGAAGGAAGCACTTGATAAAATTGATGTTAATAAACTTACGCCAATCGAAGCCCTTTTAAAATTAGCAGAGATAAAACGACTCGCCGAGAAGCTATGATAATGAATTGCCTCCGGAAAGAAGGTTAAAGCAAAGTTTTTTATTAAAAGGAGTTCGATTCCTTTGCAGATTGGTAGAAAACACCTATCTTTGCGGCTCACTTTGAAAAATTTAGACGCGATTTTTGAACAATGAAAACGCTCGTTTCCATTTCTGATAAGCAGTTTTTTGTAGAAGCCGGGGATATGATTAATGTTCCGACTCAAAAAGCAAATGTAGGGGATACAATTACCTTTGATAAAGTATTGCTGACTGCGGACGGTGCAAATACCAAACTTTCACCAAAACTTACGGTCACTGCAAAAGTTTTAGAACACTTTAAGGACGATAAAGTCTTGATCTTCAAGAAAAAACGTCGCAAGCGTTACCGCCGGACAAAAGGTCACCGACAAGGTTTGACCAAAGTTGAAATTGTCTCGGTTGGATAATATTTTAATTCACACTAAACACTAACGACGATGGCACATAAAAAAGGGGCAGGGTCGACGAAGAACGGACGCGATTCCAATCCGCAATACTTGGGAATTAAAGCTTTTGGCGGAGAAACTGTAAGCGCAGGTTCAATTATTGTTCGCCAGCGCGGTACGCGCTATAAGCCCGGAAAGAATGTTGGCTTGGGCAAGGATCATACCATTTTTGCTTTAACCAACGGAACCGTTCTTTTCAAGACCGGTAAAGAAGATAGAACTTTTGTTCATATCACGCCTGTGGCACAAGCGTAAAAGCTTGTTTCATTAAGACTTTAAGGCTGTTTATTTCCGGATAAACAGCCTTTTTTTATTCATCGAAATTTTAGTTATGACAATACGCTCTTTGAAAGCGGAGGATAAAGAACCTCTTCGAAAACTTCTCTGGGAAACGAATTCCTTCAGAAGCGATGAGATTGAAGTTGCGATGGAACTCGTTGAAGAAAATCTATCGAAACAAGGGAAGCTTACGCCGGAGGATTATCACATTGCTGTTTCTTTCAACGATGAATCAAAAACCGTTGAAGGCTATGTCTGTTTTGGGAAAACACCAATGACCATCAGCACCTTCGATTTATACTGGATTGCTGTTCATCCTAAAGCCCAAGGAAAAGGGCTGGGAAAAAAATTATTTTTTTATGCTGAAATGGAATCGGCAAAGATGGGTGGAAGACTTTTTGTCATTGAAACCTCCTCACAACCTAAATATGAGGCGACGCGTCAATTTTATGAACGTATCGGTTGCACATTAGAAGCGACCATTCGAGACTTTTATGACCTTGGCGATGATAAGCTCATTTACTCAAAAAGAATCGAAGGCCATACTATTGGGAAGGATACACACAGATAATCAGATGTGTGGTATCATCACTGCCTATAAATAAGCGACCTCGGCGGTCGGTGAGCAATCCAACAGGCCTTCCCCAACGCTCGGGCCGCGAGCCATCATATTTCGGTACAAAGCCTGTTAGGAAATCGGAGACGGAATTGGCTTCCAAATCAAAATCATTATCGAAATCGAGATATACGACCTTGTATCCTGTTGCAGGGTTACGATTCCACGAACCGCGATACGCCACAAATGCCCCGCGCTTAAACTCCTTTGGAAATGTTTCGTTTGCAAACTCAATAGCCATCAAAGCGGAATGGGCTTGAACAAGTGCAGCCGGTTGCTTCATTGAGCGCACACGTGCGGAGTCTTCTTTGGTGATGGGCAAAAGACGCTCGTAATCTCGGCTGCCTTTATAAAAATCAAAATAAACCCCGTGGGCATACGCAATCGGGTAGCCATAAAAACCGCCATCGCGAATGATATCAATCCACTCCGGTGGAATATCGTTGCCTTGATTATCGCTTCCGTTATTGGTTGCCCAAAGTGCATTGGTTCTTGGGTGAACCGTGAGCCCCACAGCGTTGCGAATTCCACTCGCATAAATTCTTCGGTTCTTCCCTTCAATTGAGTATTCTTCAATGATGGCGCGGTAGTCTTCGCGGCATACATTGCAAAGCGAGCCGATGGAGAGATACACTTTTCCATTTTTTTCATCAAAGGCAAGAGTGCGGGTATCGTGACCGCCGCCGGGTTGAGTGGCACCGGAGGCAATGTTATTGATGAAAACGGAGCGGGTTTCAAAGCGGCCATCGCGGTCGTCATCATTTAATTTCCACACACGGCGCTCTTCGGTAACATAAAGAGCATCTTGATAAAAGGCCACATCGTGGGGCGAGTCAAAACCTTCTGCGGCAATAAATGCTTCATCCGCTACGCCATCTCGGTTGCGGTCGGGCAGGGCAATAATTTCGCCGCTGTTTTTATTCGCAACATAAATGGTGCTATCCGGCGACCACGCCATAAAGCGGGGTTTATCAAGTTTCGGGCGGCCATTTCCACCGATATAAAATACTTTGGCGCGCCAACCCTGAGGAAGGTTTACTATTTTGGGTTCAATCAATCCTTTATACTGTTCGGGGATTTCGAGTGCAACCGAGCGAAGTTTTAAATCTTTAATTGGGGTTAACCTTACGCCGGATGGTTGAGCCAGAACGAAAGAAGCAGAAAAGAGAAGACAACAAATAAGAGTCAGGTGAGTCAATGAGAAAACATTTTGCTGTTGAGTCATAATCCAAAACAAAAATGTGTGAAATGAAAGTGGTTAAAATTTTTCACGAGCAGAGTCAAGCAAAAAGAGTTTCATTTGTTGTGAAGTAACTCCTTTTGAGAAAATTAAACTTTAAGCAGCAGGGATTGGCACATGTCAACACAATGATCGAATTAATCTGTCATAAAAATTGATATTTCAATCGAAAGCCTCTCGTAAACAAAATTGAACTCGTCGATCGTTGCATAGATTAATTTCCCGCAATCCATTAACCGCGCAATCACTTCATTATTTTTCTTTGGCACATAGCCAACTTTTTCACCGCGTTCTGTTTCAACACGAATTGCAAATTCGTCATAAAGATTTTCTTGTTCGCGAATTAATTTTAGTCGGTCATTTTTACGAAGAGTTTTTGATAGTGTCTCAGGGTCAGGATTTTCTAAATGAAAAGTTCCGGCTATATAGGTTTCAAGAAGAAGAATTTCTTTTGTGAATGGGAGGGGAAGAGGGCTTTTTCCATCTGTAACCTCATTTAAATATTTCCCTAAATGGATGTTGAAAGGCGAGAGATTTGGCATTGCAAAGAGAATTAAGTCAATAAATTTATGTTAGCTTTAAGCTGTTCTATTTGCATCTGAAGATTTTTTTTTAATCCTTCAATTTCATTTCTTTTATTTTCAATCTGAGCCGGATCGGATAAAATTGATTTATAACGAAACGGTACATCAAGCGAAAGGTTTGAAATTTTAGAGCTAATTTTGTTGATTTTTACCTCCCACGTTTCTCTTTCCTGCATCAATGTCTCTAAATGGCTTTCCTCTTTTTCAAAGTTTATCGGAATTGATGTTGTCACATAGTCCCAAAGCGTTTTCAGGGCATCTATATCACGATTTTCGTAGGCATAAAGGGCTGAATACCAAAGCCCTTTATGTACTTCAGTCTGATTTGGGTTTAAATCGGGATGCAAAGTTTTTGCCAAAGCGTGATAAAGACTTGTTAATTGTTTGCTAACTTCAGAACTCATTTGAGAATTCAAATGTTTTTTTGAGGATTCAACGGATTCTGCCCAAACTCTTAAAGATACCTTCCATTCTTCAAATTCAGTTTCAAGAATTTTATCAATCTGTTTTTCATTGGGATATTCATTCCTATTCAATGCAGCTTGAATCAATTCTTTTTTTCGTTGAAGTCGTTTTAAATCGCAATGAAGAAAAAAAACTTCCAATTCAAATTGGCCTATCTCCTTTTGATAGAGTGCTTCCAAATTTGGCTTTTGAACTTGAATCATATTATCGAAGGTTAAAAAAAGCTCTGCATAGGTTTCCTTAAGCTTATTGATGCACTTCTTCAAATCATTTGTTAGTGTGTGGGTCTGCGGTATCATAATATCTTAATCTAGATTATGAAGTGATGAAGATTTTTGAAAGTATTGAAATCTATTACCAAAGCTATTAAAGAATGTACTGCTCTTCAAAAAGCATTTTGGCGTTGTTGGGAACTTTCACGTTCTAAAATTATTTTTGCAATGTTTCAGTATAGATTTTTTTATTGAGTCGAGACGATAGTCGTATCTGCCCCTCGGCGGAAGTTGGATAGCCAACAGCGGGTGCAAATCCCGCCGACTTAACATAAATTTTGAATCTGAAAAGCGGCTCGACTGCTGAGTAGGATTCACCCGGGACGGTGAAAGCCGCCCCTTTTTTATTCAACGATCCGCAAGGAAGGCTTTACCCAAAATCATTATGTTTTTTTCCTTCAAGCGCAATTCTTCAACTTTAATCCTCACGGCTTCCAACACTGCTTGTAAATTCAACTTAATGTCGCTATTAGTGAATCTCAAAAAAGAAATTTCATATTGCGAAATCACGTCTTCGCGTGCTTTGTCCCTTGCCTGTGCCTCGTCGGTAAAATGAACGCCTCCATCTAATTCAATCGCCAAGCGAACTTCGGGTGCGTAAAAATCAATTACAAAGCGCTCGACGCTATACTGCCGTCGAAACTTACAGTTTGCCAGCCGTCGGTCGCGTACACAATTCCAAAATATCGCCTCTGCTTCGGTTTGGTTCTGCCGTAACTTCCGTCGCAAGTCTTTCACTTCCGTCCGATTAAAGACGCGCTTGGTCATATACTCTGCTTGGTTGATTAAACTTTCTACTGCATTGCATAAAATAACGGTTGTGGTCGTGTGCAAGTGTGCTGACCTCACCCTGTTTCGGCTTGTGCCGAAACGACCCTCTCCTTGCAAGGAGAGGGACGTTGCCGCTTGCGGCATCAGGGTGAGGTCACCACCACCGCAATCTCTTCCGCCGTTAAGCCATAAAGCGCATAAACCTTTTCATCAATCTCCCGCTCAAACCCCGCCGTCTCTTCGCCCACAGACTTCGCAGCAATTACCGTTTTTACCAATTCAACAATCTGTTTCTCTGTCTCGACTGAATCGGGTTTGGCGATGCCAAAAGCGTTTAGGTAATCGGGCGTAAAAGCAAAATAGCCGCCGCGAAAAATTGTACCTGTATTTTTTAAAAAATACCAAAGCAGTTCTGAGTTCAGTAAGCCTATCAAGTAATGATAGTCAAGTATAATTCCGCTCTTTTTAATCAAGCCAAAGCATTTTGTATTACCGTAAAAAATGCCTTCCAAATCAGAACTAAACTGACTTTTCAGCCCTAAATATGGACATATCAACTTTGGCTTATCAAACAAAGTCAAGTTTTTTGGATAGATATAACGAAACCAAAATTCGTCGTGCATCAATTTTCCATTTTCTCTTTCTCGCAAAACTTGTTCATTCTTTTTTAGATACGCATAGCCTTTTGGGAAAAGCGTTTTGATTTCTTGCTCCGTGTAAAGAGCGGCTTTACCATTGTTGAGTTTGTAAGGGAAAATTACATAGTTATTTGTTTTTAAGGTTTCGTAGCGATGCACTTGGTCGCCTTTAAGCAAGGGCTTTACAAGACCGCACTCGATTTCTACTTCTTGGTCAAGTTCTTTGGAATAGCCTTTAATGATGTAGCCGCTGTTCGTGCAATTCAAGAGGAAATACACCGAGTCTTTAGATGTTGCAATCCCTTGAAAGATTTTCTCAAAAATGTCTTTAACCTTTAAAGGTTGCTGCTGAATTTTCTTGAGAATATTATGGGTTTGGTTATCTGAAAGAATCCACCCTTCGAGGGAAAGCGAATCAGGGTTAAATGTATTAAATCGTGAATCATCGAGTTCATTTAGAAAATGGTGAAGGTCTTCATTAGTCAATAAATCTCGGTTTAATTGAAAATAATTAAGGTGATTTGAATTGGGTATAAACCATTGCAGACCCGTATAAGTGGAAGCATTAAATACTTGATAGGCTTCAAAGGAAATTATTTTCTGTGCTGCTTTATAATTTTTCACGACTTCTCGAAGTCCTTTTCCAAATGCGGAATTTGTCCATTTTACAGGCATGATATAATTCAATATCCCTCTATGTGTGAGCAATTCGAGCCCTCTTTCCACAAAGAGTACATATAAATCAAAAGAGCCTGTCGCTGAATTAAAAATACTTGCAAGTAAATTGGCATAAGCACTATTAACCTTTCGTATTCCTTGAATTCGTAAGTAAGGCGGGTTCCCGATAATAACATCAAAGCCTTTTGAAATGCCAAACATCCAGTTTTTGTCAAAAAAGGGACTTGGTATTGAGTCATTGAATGGGTCCCACACGTCAAGTCTCGCTGCAATAGAAGCAAAAAGCGGCGGGCCTTCTTTCAAGTCTGTAAGCGTACTTTGTTTGGTGTTTTCGAATTTGGCTTTAATGAGTGCTTTCTTTTCAGGGTCGTGAGCATGATCGTAATAGGTATTTCTCAGCGTTTGCAGTTCGGTGAGGTGCTTTTTATAGGCTTCAAAAAAGATATTAATCTCAGACGTTTTTTCAAGTTCCTCGAGTCCTAATCCTATTAAGGTATCGGCACAAATGAATTTAAAATCAAGGTTGGGCAGGGGCTTCAAGTTGAAATTGTGTTTTGTGTCTATGGGTTTATACTCTTCATCCA
The nucleotide sequence above comes from Chloroherpetonaceae bacterium. Encoded proteins:
- a CDS encoding Eco57I restriction-modification methylase domain-containing protein, which translates into the protein MMSLPRLNELLSKFSEGKRDHILAFSSALLEWMGIPAEPFQKPPLITPQTQKLREWLAGAPITNQAQLFRLSAYHTKILVRFAVLKKIRKDTLVQLVDNDPGLTSYQAFESLMNAGGEGSPAALPSTRPYFIHFVTTPDYQKLFIVLNKGNQKRIITFANRLTVTQHEKILHKWQGIERLPKPDIATVLWESLDIKEVNKEFYKAIKESFDKLLGLIRYQYPAIEDRLQKQFAIRLIGRYIFCWFLKEKGIIPTASIGTKAIDANPDFFNTILSALFFKTLNTKVEDRAHTEIHPFAAEHFSKVPYLNGGLFDFSAEDRAIPSLSIDVWLLEFVSTLESYDFTVDESSSTYQQVAVDPEMLGRIFENLLASQNQETEQLANDRKAFGAFYTPREIVDYMVRESLKTFLASRWEEEILSAKTEALNNPEPTPNLFGEKPHQQLSIPLKKAELSKSEKKLIDESLTKLFSQNPEKAIESKEDRQKLLRWIEDVKILDPACGSGAFPMGALHQLVELNEALGTLKTRYELKKDILSHNIYGVDIMPMATEIARLRAWLSLVLDEEYKPIDTKHNFNLKPLPNLDFKFICADTLIGLGLEELEKTSEINIFFEAYKKHLTELQTLRNTYYDHAHDPEKKALIKAKFENTKQSTLTDLKEGPPLFASIAARLDVWDPFNDSIPSPFFDKNWMFGISKGFDVIIGNPPYLRIQGIRKVNSAYANLLASIFNSATGSFDLYVLFVERGLELLTHRGILNYIMPVKWTNSAFGKGLREVVKNYKAAQKIISFEAYQVFNASTYTGLQWFIPNSNHLNYFQLNRDLLTNEDLHHFLNELDDSRFNTFNPDSLSLEGWILSDNQTHNILKKIQQQPLKVKDIFEKIFQGIATSKDSVYFLLNCTNSGYIIKGYSKELDQEVEIECGLVKPLLKGDQVHRYETLKTNNYVIFPYKLNNGKAALYTEQEIKTLFPKGYAYLKKNEQVLRERENGKLMHDEFWFRYIYPKNLTLFDKPKLICPYLGLKSQFSSDLEGIFYGNTKCFGLIKKSGIILDYHYLIGLLNSELLWYFLKNTGTIFRGGYFAFTPDYLNAFGIAKPDSVETEKQIVELVKTVIAAKSVGEETAGFEREIDEKVYALYGLTAEEIAVVVTSP